From the genome of Fusarium oxysporum f. sp. lycopersici 4287 chromosome 3, whole genome shotgun sequence, one region includes:
- a CDS encoding hypothetical protein (At least one base has a quality score < 10) produces MAASLPTLPPPSLPALPSPKSWSHLQEYTVASNEVFQELKERNITLEDDCDISYASILHEDEMFLWLPKNNKLWCIPVSCEELSRRSDCYLMFAFNCLNHSQFVIHSQN; encoded by the exons ATGGCAGCCTCTTTGCCCACTTTGCCCCCTCCCTCTTTGCCTGCTTTACCCTCTCCCAAAAGCTGGTCACACCTTCAAGAATACACTGTGGCCTCGAATGAAGTCTTTCAGGAGCTAA AAGAGCGGAATATTACTCTGGAAGACGATTGTGATATCTCATATGCGTCGATCTTGCACGAAGACGAGATGTTTCTCTGGCTTCCAAAAAACAACAAGCTCTGGTGCATACCGGTATCCTGTGAGGAGCTGAGTAGAAGGAGTGATTGCTATCTGATGTTCGCCTTCAATTGCCTGAACCACTCACAGTTTGTCATTCATTCTCAAAACTGA
- a CDS encoding hypothetical protein (At least one base has a quality score < 10), translating to MDGTLREFRFDQICKKLLDQITTLKDEDEKLKQCNHRLRQMQKYSAEETTPANTALTHLHGVTGALTTRLMEQPDSKLAELPTFIPSSTETREQRLGNFTDIGNSGSRKGTETWVSLENAITEN from the exons ATGGATGGGACTCTGCGT GAGTTTCGTTTTGATCAAATATGCAAGAAGCTCCTCGATCAGATCACCACGCTCAAGGACGAAGATGAAAAGCTCAAGCAATGCAACCACAGGTTGCGACAGATGCAGAAATACTCTGCTGAGGAAACTACACCCGCAAATACCGCCTTGACCCATCTTCATGGGGTTACCGGTGCACTGACGACGCGGCTAATGGAACAGCCTGATTCCAAGCTCGCCGAGTTGCCGACATTCATACCCTCATCGACAGAAACTCGCGAACAGCGCCTCGGTAACTTCACGGACATCGGGAACTCAGGAAGTAGGAAGGGGACGGAGACTTGGGTGTCTTTAGAAAACGCGATTACGGAAAACTAA